One part of the Mauremys mutica isolate MM-2020 ecotype Southern chromosome 21, ASM2049712v1, whole genome shotgun sequence genome encodes these proteins:
- the LOC123354290 gene encoding TAR DNA-binding protein 43, producing the protein MSEYIRVTEDENDEPIEIPSEDDGTVLLSTVTAQFPGACGLRYRNPVSQCMRGVRLVEGILHAPDAGWGNLVYVVNYPKDNKRKMDETDASSAVKVKRAVQKTSDLIVLGLPWKTTEQDLKEYFSTFGEVLMVQVKKDIKTGHSKGFGFVRFTEYETQVKVMSQRHMIDGRWCDCKLPNSKQSPDEPLRSRKVFVGRCTEDMTADELRQFFSQYGEVVDVFIPKPFRAFAFVTFADDQVAQSLCGEDLIIKGISVHISNAEPKHNSNRQLERGGRFGGNPGGFGNQGGFGNSRGGGGGLGNNQGSNMGGGMNFGAFSINPAMMAAAQAALQSSWGMMGMLASQQNQSGPSGNNQPQGNMQREQNQGFSSGSNSYGGSNSGAAIGWGSASNAGSSSGFNGGFGSSMDSKSSGWGM; encoded by the exons ATGTCTGAATACATCCGTGTTACTGAGGATGAGAACGATGAGCCCATTGAGATCCCTTCAGAGGATGATGGCACTGTGCTGCTATCCACAGTTACTGCCCAGTTCCCCGGAGCATGTGGCCTGCGTTACAGGAACCCAGTGTCTCAGTGTATGAGAGGAGTCCGGCTAGTGGAAGGGATTCTGCATGCTCCAgatgctggctggggaaatctCGTCTATGTTGTTAATTATCCCAAAG ATAACAAGAGGAAAATGGATGAAACAGATGCCTCATCAGCTGTGAAAGTAAAACGAGCAGTACAAAAGACATCTGATTTAATAGTTTTGGGTCTTCCCTGGAAAACCACTGAACAAGATCTAAAGGAATATTTCAGTACATTTGGAGAAGTTCTCATGGTGCAG GTTAAGAAGGACATTAAGACTGGTCACTCAAAGGGATTTGGTTTTGTTCGATTTACGGAGTATGAAACCCAGGTGAAAGTGATGTCTCAACGACACATGATAGATGGAAGATGGTGTGACTGTAAACTTCCTAATTCTAAG CAAAGTCCTGATGAACCTTTGCGTAGCAGAAAGGTGTTCGTTGGGCGCTGCACCGAGGATATGACTGCAGATGAGCTCCGGCAGTTCTTTTCTCAGTATGGAGAAGTGGTAGATGTCTTCATCCCCAAACCCTTCAGAGCTTTTGCTTTTGTTACATTTGCAGATGATCAg GTTGCCCAGTCTCTTTGTGGAGAGGACTTGATCATTAAAGGAATCAGCGTACATATATCCAATGCTGAACCTAAGCACAATAGCAATAGACAGTTAGAAAGAGGTGGAAGATTTGGTGGTAATCCAGGAGGCTTTgggaatcagggtggatttggtaatagcagggggggaggaggtggtttGGGGAACAACCAGGGCAGTAATATGGGTGGAGGGATGAATTTTGGAGCATTTAGTATCAACCCTGCTATGATGGCGGCAGCCCAGGCAGCATTGCAGAGCAGCTGGGGAATGATGGGCATGTTAGCTAGTCAACAGAACCAGTCTGGGCCATCAGGAAACAACCAACCTCAAGGCAACATGCAAAGGGAGCAGAACCAGGGTTTTAGTTCAGGAAGTAATTCTTACGGAGGATCTAACTCTGGAGCAGCAATAGGTTGGGGGTCAGCATCAAATGCAGGATCAAGCAGTGGGTTTAATGGAGGCTTTGGTTCAAGTATGGATTCCAAATCATCAGGCTGGGGAATGTAG